In a genomic window of Glycine max cultivar Williams 82 chromosome 13, Glycine_max_v4.0, whole genome shotgun sequence:
- the LOC100781923 gene encoding 11-oxo-beta-amyrin 30-oxidase: protein MGFTPTSTATCFLIIAPLVVLWCWKLLKWVWLRPKRLERALRAQGLQGNPYSLLIGDTKEMYTVLMQAARSQQSTSSFLSKDKDAAPHITTFNHHIVNKFGKNSFFWEGTKPKVVITDPEQIKEVFNKIQDFEKPKLSPIVKLLGSGLANLEGEKWRTHRKIINPAFHLEKLKVMLPIFLECCDDMVSKWERLLSSNDKSEIDVWPFLQNLTCDIISRTAFGSSYEDGKRIFELLKEQTGLMMKLQNAYIPGWWLLPTTTNKRMKKIDTEIRALLKGVINKRENAMKAGEVLNNDLLGMLLESNRMEIQDHGKNNIIAMTSLEVIEECNAFYIAGQETTSVLLVWTMVLLSRYPHWQERAREEVLHVFGNQKPDYNGLSHLKIVTMILYEVLRLYPPLIYFARAIKNDVKLGNLSLPAGVQVSLPILLIHQDRDIWGDDATEFNPERFAEGVAKATKGQVVFFPFGWGPRVCLGQNFALLEAKLVLSLLLQRFSFELSPTYAHAPVTVLTLNPKFGAHIILHKL, encoded by the exons ATGGGGTTCACTCCCACAAGTACTGCAACATGCTTTCTCATAATAGCACCTCTGGTTGTGCTATGGTGTTGGAAGCTACTAAAGTGGGTGTGGCTGAGGCCAAAGAGATTGGAGAGAGCATTAAGGGCACAGGGCCTTCAGGGGAATCCCTACAGCCTCTTGATTGGGGACACTAAGGAAATGTACACAGTGCTCATGCAAGCTGCCAGATCTCAACAATCTACAAGttcttttctctctaaggataagGATGCAGCACCACATATCACAACCTTTAACCATCACATTGTCAACAAATTCG GCAAGAATTCATTTTTTTGGGAAGGTACCAAACCAAAAGTGGTAATCACTGACCCTGAGCAAATCAAAGAAGTCTTCAACAAGATCCAAGACTTTGAGAAACCCAAGTTGAGTCCTATTGTCAAGTTGTTGGGCTCTGGACTTGCAAATTTAGAAGGCGAGAAATGGCGTACACATCGAAAGATTATTAACCCTGCTTTCCATTTAGAAAAATTGAAG GTTATGTTACCAATATTTCTTGAATGTTGTGACGATATGGTTTCCAAATGGGAAAGGTTGTTGTCTTCAAATGACAAATCCGAAATTGATGTGTGGCCTTTccttcaaaatttaacatgtgaTATTATATCTAGAACAGCATTTGGAAGCAGTTATGAAGATGGGAAACGTATATTTGAACTTCTGAAAGAGCAAACTGGACTTATGATGAAATTGCAGAACGCTTACATTCCAGGATGGTG GTTGCTGCCAACAACTACAAAtaagaggatgaaaaaaattgatactGAGATACGAGCATTACTTAAAGGTGTCATCAACAAACGAGAGAATGCAATGAAGGCTGGTGAAGTCTTGAACAATGACTTGTTGGGCATGCTTTTGGAATCAAACCGTATGGAAATACAAGATCATGGAAAGAATAACATTATTGCAATGACTAGCCTAGAGGTAATTGAGGAATGCAATGCATTCTACATAGCAGGACAAGAAACCACATCGGTTTTACTAGTTTGGACAATGGTGTTATTGAGTAGATATCCTCATTGGCAAGAACGTGCAAGGGAGGAAGTATTGCATGTTTTTGGTAACCAAAAGCCAGACTATAATGGGCTAAGTCACCTTAAAATT GTGACCATGATTTTATACGAGGTTCTTAGGTTATACCcacctttaatttattttgctcgagcgatcaagaatgatgtgAAACTTGGAAACCTTTCCCTACCTGCGGGAGTGCAAGTTTCCTTACCAATACTATTGATTCACCAGGATCGTGATATTTGGGGTGATGATGCTACAGAGTTCAACCCAGAAAGATTTGCTGAAGGAGTAGCAAAGGCAACAAAAGGCCAAGTTGTGTTTTTCCCATTTGGATGGGGTCCTAGAGTGTGCTTAGGCCAAAATTTTGCTTTATTAGAAGCGAAGTTGGTTTTGTCATTACTCTTACAACGCTTCTCATTTGAGCTTTCTCCTACCTATGCACATGCTCCAGTCACTGTGCTCACTCTTAATCCAAAATTTGGTGCTCATATCATCTTACATAAGTTGTAG